A genomic region of Oryza glaberrima chromosome 1, OglaRS2, whole genome shotgun sequence contains the following coding sequences:
- the LOC127754800 gene encoding probable histidine kinase 3, with translation MDEMSCGGGGGGARWKRARVAGMGEGKAGGGGGAAFLGLERVGMVVRMLPVPEKVSARARVVRGSLVAHFRGWRVVRETWWWVLLLWILAGSLGSFYLFLFMNAQSLDKRRDSLASMCDERARMLQDQFNVSMNHLQALAILVSTFHHSKTPSAIDQMTFARYAERTAFERPLTSGVAYAVRVTHGEREQFERQQGWAIKKMYSSSNKKQSSPGPGPGDAAVAEIREPAEEYAPVIFAQDAYKHVISFDMLSGNEDRDNILRARKSGKGVLTAPFKLLNNRLGVILTYTVYKYELPAYARPHERIQAAIGYLGGIFDIQALVEKLLKQLASQESIMVNVYDTTNESPISMYGDDTGSGMCHVSVLNFGDPSRKHEMHCRFEKKPPWPWLAITSSFGTLVIALLTGHIFQATVHRIAKVEDDFHKMSELKKRAEDADVAKSQFLATVSHEIRTPMNGVLGMLQMLMDTDLDTTQQDYVRTAQASGKALVSLINEVLDQAKIESGKLELETVPFDLRTVCDDILSLFCGKAQEKGLELAVYVSDQVPQILIGDPGRIRQIITNLVGNSIKFTERGHIYLTVHVVEEVMSCLEVETGIQNTNTLSGYPVANRRRSWESIRLFNRELHSSEKSFAPIASDSISLVISVEDTGVGIPFEAQSRVFTPFMQVGPSIARIHGGTGIGLSISKCLVGLMKGEIGFASKPHVGSTFTFTAVLMRAHCKGNDIKSSEFKGINALVVDHRPVRAKVTKYHLQRLGVKTELTAELNQFISKLNSGSLTAKLVLIDKETWLKESHCTPLLVNKLRNNDKPDSPKLFLLGSSASSPKGGSDTSREHNLNVIMKPLRASMLQVSLRRALGGVDKVHCRNGVVGNSTLGSLLHKKQIIVVDDNIVNLKVAAGALKKYGAEVTCADSGKKAITLLKPPHNFDACFMDIQMPEMDGFEATRRIRVMERDLNERIERGEAPPECASIQRWRTPILAMTADVIQATHEECLKSEMDGYVSKPFEGEQLYSEVARFFQNHDQVE, from the exons ATGGATGAGatgagctgcggcggcggaggtggtggagcgAGGTGGAAGAGGGCGCGGGTGGCGGGGATGGGCGAGGGGAaggcgggaggaggtggtggcgcggcgtTCTTGGGGCTGGAGAGGGTGGGGATGGTGGTGCGGATGCTGCCGGTGCCGGAGAAGGTGTCGGCGAGGGCGCGGGTGGTGAGGGGGAGCCTGGTGGCGCACTTCCGGGGGTGGAGGGTGGTGCGGGAGACGTGGTGGTGGGTGCTGCTGCTGTGGATCCTCGCCGGCTCCCTCGGCTCCTTCTACCTCTTCCTCTTCATGAACGCCCAGTCCCTCGACAAGCGCCGCGACTCCCTCGCCAGCATGTGCGACGAGCGCGCCCGCATGCTCCAGGACCAGTTCAACGTCAGCATGAACCACCTCCAGGCCCTCGCCATCCTCGTCTCCACCTTCCACCACTCCAAGACCCCCTCCGCCATCGACCAG ATGACGTTCGCGAGGTACGCGGAGAGGACGGCGTTCGAGCGGCCGCTGACGAGCGGGGTGGCGTACGCGGTGCGGGTGACGCACGGCGAGCGGGAGCAGTTCGAGCGGCAGCAAGGGTGGGCGATCAAGAAGATGTACTCCTCCTCCAACAAGAAGCAGTCGTCGCCGGGGCCCGggcccggcgacgccgccgtcgcggagaTCCGGGAGCCCGCCGAGGAGTACGCCCCGGTCATCTTCGCCCAGGACGCCTACAAGCACGTCATCTCCTTCGACATGCTCTCCGGGAAT GAGGATCGGGATAACATATTACGGGCTAGGAAATCTGGCAAGGGTGTCCTGACTGCTCCTTTCAAGCTACTGAATAATCGCCTCGGAGTGATCTTGACGTACACTGTTTATAAGTATGAGCTCCCTGCATATGCGAGGCCACATGAACGCATCCAAGCCGCGATTGG CTATTTGGGCGGCATATTTGACATACAAGCACTTGTCGAGAAGTTGCTCAAACAACTCGCGAGCCAGGAATCCATCATGGTGAATGTGTATGATACGACCAACGAGAGCCCGATCAGTATGTACGGTGATGATACTGGGAGTGGCATGTGCCATGTCAGCGTGCTCAACTTTGGTGATCCGTCGAGAAAGCATGAGATGCATTGCAG GTTTGAAAAAAAGCCACCATGGCCATGGCTGGCGATAACGTCGTCGTTTGGAACTCTTGTGATTGCTTTACTGACTGGTCACATATTTCAAGCTACTGTCCATCGGATTGCTAAAGTTGAAGATGATTTCCACAAGATGAGCGAACTCAAGAAGCGTGCAGAAGATGCAGACGTCGCAAAGTCACAG TTCTTGGCTACTGTTTCACATGAGATCAGAACTCCAATGAATGGTGTTCTAG GGATGCTCCAAATGCTCATGGATACTGATTTGGACACGACGCAGCAGGACTATGTTAGAACTGCCCAAGCTAGTGGAAAAGCTTTGGTCTCTCTCATCAATGAGGTTCTTGATCAGGCAAAGATTGAGTCTGGTAAACTTGAGCTCGAGACGGTGCCCTTTGATCTTAGAACAGTTTGTGACGACATTTTATCTCTGTTTTGTGGGAAAGCTCAGGAGAAAGGACTGGAG TTAGCAGTGTATGTCTCGGATCAAGTTCCACAGATACTTATTGGCGATCCTGGCAGGATAAGACAAATCATTACGAATCTTGTCGGGAACTCCATAAAG TTCACAGAGAGAGGGCATATATACCTGACAGTTCATGTAGTTGAAGAGGTCATGAGTTGTTTGGAGGTAGAGACAGGAATTCAGAACACAAACACTTTAAGTGGCTATCCAGTAGCCAACAGAAGACGTAGCTGGGAGAGCATTCGGCTTTTCAACAGAGAATTACACTCATCTGAGAAGTCTTTTGCGCCCATCGCATCTGATTCAATAAGCTTGGTTATATCTGTTGAAGATACTGGCGTCGGCATCCCATTTGAAGCCCAATCCCGTGTGTTCACCCCTTTCATGCAGGTAGGTCCATCCATTGCCCGCATCCATGGGGGCACTGGCATTGGATTAAGCATCAGCAAGTGCTTGGTTGGTCTCATGAAGGGAGAAATCGGTTTTGCAAGTAAGCCCCATGTTGGTTCTACTTTCACCTTCACCGCGGTGCTTATGAGGGCACACTGCAAAGGAAATGACATCAAATCATCAGAATTTAAAGGGATCAATGCATTGGTTGTTGATCATAGGCCAGTCCGTGCAAAGGTTACCAAGTATCACTTGCAAAGACTTGGAGTTAAGACCGAACTGACAGCTGAGCTAAATCAGTTCATTTCTAAATTAAACTCTGGATCACTGACTGCAAAGCTAGTGCTAATAGACAAGGAAACCTGGCTTAAGGAATCCCATTGCACGCCTCTTCTGGTTAACAAATTGAGGAATAATGACAAGCCAGACTCTCCTAAGTTATTTCTTTTGGGGAGCTCTGCAAGTTCTCCCAAGGGCGGTTCAGATACATCCAGGGAACATAACTTGAATGTAATAATGAAGCCGCTTCGTGCAAGCATGCTTCAGGTCTCACTACGACGAGCACTAGGTGGGGTCGATAAGGTGCACTGCAGGAATGGAGTAGTTGGCAATTCAACATTGGGCAGCCTTCTTCACAAGAAGCAAATCATTGTTGTCGACGACAATATCGTTAACCTGAAGGTGGCTGCTGGTGCTCTTAAGAAGTATGGTGCCGAAGTTACTTGTGCAGACAGCGGGAAAAAAGCAATCACATTGCTAAAACCCCCGCACAATTTTGATGCTTGTTTCATGGACATACAGATGCCAGAAATGGATGG GTTTGAAGCCACTAGAAGGATTAGAGTGATGGAAAGAGATCTAAATGAGCGAATAGAACGTGGAGAGGCGCCACCAGAATGTGCTAGTATTCAGAGGTGGCGAACTCCTATATTGGCGATGACGGCAGATGTTATACAGGCAACACACGAGGAGTGCCTGAAAAGCGAAATGGATGGCTATGTCTCCAAGCCATTTGAAGGGGAGCAGCTGTACAGCGAAGTAGCGCGGTTTTTCCAAAATCATGACCAAGTTGAATAG